TACTGGCCGTTGCCCAGCGTGTACGACAGGCCGGAAGATTCCCGCACGCCTTCGGTGATGGCGCCCGAGGCCTTGATCTTGGCCAGGGTGTCATTGGCCTGTGCAAATGCGCCGCCGGCAGCCAGGGCTGCAATTGCCAATGCCAATACTTGCTTGTTCATACGGAAAACTCCTGAGGTGACTGGAAGATACAGATACAACGAAATTCTAGACATTCACGTCATGGGGAATACCCGGGCCAACCCGGTGCATTCCCAATGACGACCGCACCGGCCGCGCGCATTCGAGCGCTGTCGTGGTGCAGGCGAACCCATTGGCATTGTCCGACTTTCACTAAGCAGCCTTTGTGCCCGAGGGCTCGGCAGCCGGCGGCACCGGCGCGGACAGGCGCACGGGCTGGGTCAGGTTCTCGGGCACGAGCAGCGCCTCCATCTCGGCGCGCGTCATGATGCCGAGCGATTCGGCCACCAGGTCGATGGGCCCGCCGGTGGCCAGCGCGGTCTTGGCGATCAGCGCCGCCTTTTCATAGCCGATCAGCGGATTGAGCGCGGTGACCAGCGTGACCGATTCGCGCACCCGCTTGGCCAGGAACTCGCGGTTGGCTTCGATGCCATCGACGCAGTTCTGCCGCAGCGTGTCGCAGGCATTGCCCAGGTGCTTGATGCTCTTGAACAGGCTCCATCCCATGATCGGCTCGAAGGCGTTGAGCTGCAGCTGGCCGGCCTCCGAGGCCATCGTGACCGTGATGTCGTTGCCGATGACCTCGAAAGCCACCTGGTTCATGACTTCCGGGATCACCGGGTTGACCTTGCCCGGCATGATCGACGAGCCCGCCTGGCGCGCCGGCAGGCGGATCTCGCCGAAGCCCGCCTGCGGCCCGCTCGACAGCAGGCGCAGGTCGTTGCAGGTCTTGCTGAGCTTGGTGGCCACGCGCTTGAGCACGCCCGACAGCTGCACGAAGGCGCCGGTGTCCTGCGTGGCCTCGATGAGGTTGGCGGACTGCTTGAGCGGCACGCCGGTCTGCTCGGCCAGGTACTGGCAGGCCAGGTTGGCATAGCCGTGCGGCGCGTTGATGCCGGTGCCGATGGCGGTGGCGCCCAGGTTGATTTCCTCGATGAGTGCGCGCGCCTCGCCCAGCCGGGCCTCGTCTTCGCCAATCATGATGGCGTAGGTCAGGAACTCCTGGCCCAGCGTCATGGGCACGGCGTCCTGCAGCTGGGTGCGGCCGATCTTCAGGATGTCCTTGAACTCGAGCGCCTTGGCCTCGAAGCTGCGCCGCAGCGCGGCCATGGATTCGAGCAGCTTGCCGATGGCGAACCACAGCGCCAGCCGCACCGCCGTGGGGTACACGTCGTTGGTGCTTTGCGAGGCGTTGACGTGGTCGTTGGGGTGCAGCACGTCGTAGCGGCCCTTTTCATGGCCGAGCTTCTCGAGCGCGAGGTTGCAGATCACCTCGTTGGCGTTCATGTTGGTGGAGGTGCCGGCGCCACCCTGGATCACGTCGACCACGAATTCATCGAGCAATTTGCCCTCGATGAGGTCCTCGCAGGCCAGGATGATGGCGGCCGCGCGGTCCCGGTCGATGGCGCCGAGGTCGGCATTGGCCCGGGTGGCGGCTTTCTTCACATAGGCCAGCGCGCGCACCAGATCGGGCATGGCCGAAATGCGGGTGCCGGAGATGGCGAAATTCTCGACCGCGCGCGCCGTGTGCACGCCCCAGTAGGCAAAGGCAGGAATCTGCTTCTCGCCGAGAAAGTCGTGTTCGGTCCTGAAATTGGGGCTCATGCAGGTTCCTCGGCTAAAAAAAAGCACGCGGAGGGCGCGTGCCTGAAAGATTGCTGTGTGACAGCGGCAAAAACTGCCGCGACTGTAGTGGCGCCGGGCTCGCGGCGCCAATGCCGTTTGCGGGGAGCCTTATGCGCGGCATTTATAGATTGTGCAGCGCACAAATTCGCCGCGTCAATCGATCGATCCATGCCCACCGCCAGGCTGGGCGCCGACCAGATACGACCACAGCGCATCGGCCGTGCGCTTGGGCTGAAGGCCTTCAGAGCCCGCGGCCGCCTTGGCGGCGCGGCTGCCGCCCGTCTTCACGGGTGCCGGCGCGCTCGGCCGCTCGCGGTAGGCGCGGATCTCCATGGTCGCCTCCAGGCTGTCGATCTCGGGCGGCAGCGCGCTCACCAGCTTGCGCGCCTTGATCTCGTTGCGCACCGCGCTCTGCGGCAGAAACGCGATGCCATGGCCTTCGAGCGCCATGACCTTCAGGCCTTCGGCCATGTCGGTTTCATAGACCCGGTCGAGGTGGATGGCGGTGCCCGACTCCTTCAGCAGCTGGTCGACCACGCGTCCCAGGTAGGCGCCGGGTGCGTAGCCCAGGTAGGGCAGCGGCTGGCCCGGCCGGCCGGGCAGCCGGAAGCGCGGCGCGCCGTCGGCATCGGCCTTGACCCA
This genomic window from Variovorax paradoxus contains:
- a CDS encoding aspartate ammonia-lyase — its product is MSPNFRTEHDFLGEKQIPAFAYWGVHTARAVENFAISGTRISAMPDLVRALAYVKKAATRANADLGAIDRDRAAAIILACEDLIEGKLLDEFVVDVIQGGAGTSTNMNANEVICNLALEKLGHEKGRYDVLHPNDHVNASQSTNDVYPTAVRLALWFAIGKLLESMAALRRSFEAKALEFKDILKIGRTQLQDAVPMTLGQEFLTYAIMIGEDEARLGEARALIEEINLGATAIGTGINAPHGYANLACQYLAEQTGVPLKQSANLIEATQDTGAFVQLSGVLKRVATKLSKTCNDLRLLSSGPQAGFGEIRLPARQAGSSIMPGKVNPVIPEVMNQVAFEVIGNDITVTMASEAGQLQLNAFEPIMGWSLFKSIKHLGNACDTLRQNCVDGIEANREFLAKRVRESVTLVTALNPLIGYEKAALIAKTALATGGPIDLVAESLGIMTRAEMEALLVPENLTQPVRLSAPVPPAAEPSGTKAA